The Rhodopseudomonas palustris genome window below encodes:
- a CDS encoding ribonuclease J: MARPDDLVFAPLGGVGEIGMNLSIYGLGNRQQRSWLAVDLGVSFGDEEHLPGIDLIMPDIRFLEKEKKNLVGLVLTHAHEDHFGAIIDLWPKLRCPIYATKFSASLFAAKLAAERTTLKIPITVVPSGGRIDLGPFNVEFIPVAHSIPESHALAIRTSAGLVLHTGDWKIDPTPVVGPPTDEKRLRELGDEGVLALIGDSTNAVRDGHSPSETEVGASLTGLIKAAKGRVAVTTFASNVGRMRAVADAAKAAGREVVLVGRAMDRVSQVARECGYFDGVQGFRGSEYYGHFPPDKVLALCTGSQGEPRAALARIARDDHPDVTLNKGDCVIFSSRTIPGNEKAVGGIINGLVNQGIEVITDRDHLVHVSGHPRREELRELISWVRPQLLIPVHGEALHLNEHAKLARQMGVPKVVVCRNGDLVRLGPGDPAIIDQLPAGRLYKDGTILEEEKSRAVVERRKMAFAGCAFVALALTQTGDMVDDPEVELIGVPENNSAGEPLDDIVFDAVVATVEGLPKARRRDPDAVAESVRRTVRSVVQQHWGKKPLCFVHVLRV; this comes from the coding sequence ATGGCACGACCCGACGATTTGGTTTTTGCACCGCTTGGCGGTGTCGGCGAAATCGGCATGAATTTGTCGATCTACGGCCTCGGCAACCGCCAGCAGCGGAGCTGGCTCGCGGTCGATCTCGGCGTCTCGTTCGGCGACGAGGAGCATCTGCCCGGCATCGACCTGATCATGCCGGACATCCGCTTCCTCGAGAAAGAGAAGAAGAACCTGGTCGGGCTGGTGCTGACCCACGCCCACGAGGATCATTTCGGCGCCATCATCGACCTGTGGCCGAAGCTGCGCTGCCCGATCTACGCCACCAAGTTCAGCGCCTCGCTGTTCGCCGCCAAGCTCGCGGCGGAGCGCACCACGCTGAAGATTCCGATCACCGTGGTGCCGTCCGGCGGCCGGATCGATCTCGGCCCGTTCAACGTCGAATTCATCCCCGTCGCGCATTCGATTCCTGAATCGCATGCGCTGGCGATCCGCACCTCGGCGGGACTGGTGCTGCACACCGGCGACTGGAAGATCGATCCGACCCCCGTGGTCGGCCCGCCGACCGACGAGAAGCGGCTGCGCGAACTCGGCGACGAGGGCGTGCTGGCGCTGATCGGCGATTCCACCAATGCGGTGCGCGACGGCCATTCGCCGTCGGAGACCGAGGTGGGGGCGTCGCTCACCGGTCTGATCAAGGCCGCCAAGGGCCGCGTCGCAGTCACCACCTTCGCTTCCAATGTCGGCCGCATGCGCGCCGTCGCCGACGCCGCGAAGGCGGCGGGGCGGGAAGTGGTGCTGGTCGGTCGCGCGATGGATCGCGTCTCCCAGGTCGCGCGCGAGTGTGGCTATTTCGACGGTGTGCAGGGCTTTCGCGGCTCCGAATATTACGGCCATTTTCCGCCGGACAAGGTGCTGGCGCTGTGCACCGGCAGCCAGGGCGAGCCCCGCGCCGCGCTGGCGCGGATCGCGCGCGACGATCACCCCGACGTCACGCTGAACAAGGGCGACTGCGTGATCTTCTCGTCGCGCACCATTCCGGGCAACGAGAAGGCGGTCGGCGGCATCATCAACGGGCTGGTCAATCAGGGCATCGAGGTGATCACCGATCGCGATCATCTGGTGCACGTCTCCGGCCATCCGCGCCGCGAGGAGCTGCGCGAGCTGATCTCCTGGGTGCGGCCGCAATTGCTGATCCCGGTCCACGGCGAGGCGCTGCATCTGAACGAGCACGCCAAGCTGGCGCGGCAGATGGGGGTGCCCAAGGTGGTGGTCTGCCGCAACGGCGATCTGGTCCGGCTCGGGCCGGGCGATCCGGCGATCATCGACCAATTGCCGGCTGGCCGGCTGTACAAGGATGGGACCATCCTCGAGGAGGAGAAGTCGCGTGCGGTGGTCGAACGCCGCAAGATGGCGTTCGCCGGCTGCGCCTTCGTGGCGCTGGCGCTGACCCAGACCGGCGACATGGTCGACGATCCCGAAGTCGAACTGATCGGTGTCCCGGAAAACAACAGCGCCGGCGAGCCGCTCGACGACATCGTGTTCGACGCCGTGGTCGCGACCGTCGAGGGGCTGCCGAAGGCGCGCCGCCGCGATCCGGATGCGGTCGCGGAATCGGTGCGGCGCACGGTGCGCTCGGTGGTGCAGCAGCACTGGGGCAAGAAGCCGTTGTGCTTCGTGCACGTGCTGAGGGTTTAG
- a CDS encoding copper chaperone PCu(A)C has translation MNRFIRTFASAAIISLLSVAAAQAVEIKAGDLVITQAWSRATPGGAKVAGGYLTIENKGATADRLIAGSADVAGKFEIHEMSMDNGVMKMRQLDKGLPIEPGKTVKLAPGGYHIMLMDLKGALKEGEKVPVTLQFEKAGKVEVTLDVAGIGAKSPGDAGGSMMKMDHKGHSGMKH, from the coding sequence ATGAACCGATTCATCCGCACATTCGCCTCTGCCGCTATCATCAGTCTGCTGTCCGTCGCCGCTGCGCAGGCGGTCGAAATCAAGGCCGGCGATCTGGTCATCACCCAGGCCTGGAGCCGCGCCACGCCGGGCGGCGCCAAGGTCGCAGGGGGCTACCTGACCATCGAGAACAAGGGCGCGACCGCCGACCGCCTGATCGCGGGCTCGGCAGACGTCGCCGGCAAATTCGAGATCCACGAGATGTCGATGGACAACGGCGTGATGAAGATGCGCCAGCTCGATAAGGGGCTGCCGATCGAGCCCGGCAAGACCGTCAAGCTCGCGCCCGGCGGCTACCACATCATGCTGATGGATCTGAAGGGAGCGCTGAAGGAAGGCGAGAAGGTGCCGGTGACGCTGCAATTCGAGAAGGCCGGCAAGGTCGAGGTCACGCTCGATGTCGCGGGCATAGGCGCGAAATCCCCGGGCGATGCCGGCGGCAGCATGATGAAGATGGACCACAAGGGCCATTCCGGGATGAAGCACTGA
- a CDS encoding NADH-quinone oxidoreductase subunit M, which yields MSASIMTWPVLSVVTFLPLVGAALVYLARGDDEAARRNARWISLWTTLITFAVSLILVWRFDAADPGFQFVEKAPWLGATITYHMGVDGISLPFVILTTALMPFCILASWKSITMRVREYMMAFLVLETLMIGTFSALDLVLFYLFFEGGLIPMFLIIGVWGGPRRVYASFKFFLYTLLGSVLMLLAIMALYWTAGTTDIPTLMNTAIPRNLQTWAWLAFFASFAVKMPMWPVHTWLPDAHVEAPTAGSVVLAAIMLKMGGYGFLRFSLPMFPDASVYFAPLVFSLSVIAIVYTSLVALMQEDIKKLIAYSSVAHMGFVTMGIFAGNTQGVAGSVFQMISHGIVSGALFLCVGVIYDRMHTREIAAYGGLVNRMPIYAFVFLVFTMANVGLPGTSGFVGEFMTLFGTFRVNIPTATIASLGVILSAAYALWLYRKVVFGALTKPALADIKDLTWREGIILAPLVVLTILFGFYPKPVLDMSAASVQQLVNNYAAAATAVKAAALP from the coding sequence ATGTCGGCTTCAATCATGACCTGGCCGGTTCTGTCGGTCGTCACCTTCCTGCCGCTGGTGGGCGCCGCGCTGGTCTATCTCGCCCGCGGCGACGACGAGGCGGCGCGCCGCAACGCGCGCTGGATCTCGCTGTGGACCACGCTGATCACCTTCGCGGTGTCGCTGATCCTGGTGTGGCGCTTCGACGCCGCCGACCCGGGCTTCCAGTTCGTCGAGAAGGCGCCGTGGCTCGGCGCCACCATCACCTATCACATGGGCGTCGACGGCATTTCGCTGCCGTTCGTGATCCTGACCACCGCGCTGATGCCGTTCTGCATCCTCGCGAGCTGGAAATCGATCACGATGCGGGTGCGCGAATACATGATGGCGTTTCTGGTGCTGGAAACGCTGATGATCGGCACCTTCTCGGCGCTCGACCTGGTGCTGTTCTATCTGTTCTTCGAAGGCGGCCTGATCCCGATGTTCCTGATCATCGGCGTCTGGGGCGGTCCGCGCCGGGTCTACGCGTCGTTCAAGTTCTTCCTCTACACGCTGCTCGGCTCGGTGCTGATGCTGCTGGCGATCATGGCGCTGTACTGGACCGCCGGCACCACCGACATCCCGACGCTGATGAACACCGCGATCCCGCGCAACCTGCAGACCTGGGCGTGGCTGGCGTTCTTCGCATCGTTCGCGGTGAAGATGCCGATGTGGCCGGTGCACACCTGGCTTCCGGACGCGCATGTGGAGGCGCCGACGGCCGGCTCGGTCGTGCTGGCGGCGATCATGCTGAAGATGGGCGGCTACGGCTTCCTGCGGTTCTCGCTGCCGATGTTCCCGGATGCCTCGGTGTATTTCGCGCCGCTGGTGTTCAGCCTGTCGGTGATCGCGATCGTCTACACCTCGCTGGTCGCGCTGATGCAGGAGGATATCAAGAAGCTGATCGCGTACTCCTCGGTCGCGCATATGGGCTTCGTCACCATGGGTATCTTCGCCGGCAACACCCAGGGCGTCGCCGGCAGCGTGTTCCAGATGATCTCGCACGGCATCGTCTCGGGTGCGCTGTTCCTCTGCGTCGGCGTGATCTACGACCGGATGCACACCCGCGAGATCGCGGCCTATGGCGGCCTCGTCAACCGGATGCCGATCTACGCCTTCGTGTTTCTGGTGTTCACCATGGCCAATGTCGGCCTGCCGGGTACCTCGGGCTTCGTCGGTGAATTCATGACGCTGTTCGGCACCTTCCGGGTCAATATTCCGACCGCGACCATCGCCTCGCTCGGCGTGATCCTGTCGGCGGCCTATGCGCTGTGGCTCTACCGCAAGGTGGTGTTCGGCGCGCTGACCAAGCCGGCGCTGGCCGACATCAAGGACCTGACCTGGCGCGAGGGGATCATCCTGGCTCCGCTGGTGGTGCTGACCATCCTGTTCGGCTTCTATCCGAAGCCGGTGCTGGACATGTCGGCCGCATCGGTCCAGCAACTCGTCAACAATTACGCCGCCGCCGCGACTGCCGTGAAGGCAGCCGCGCTTCCGTAA
- a CDS encoding nicotinate phosphoribosyltransferase — MSFTDIATRVHNHNYRMDPVVRTLLDTDFYKLLMLQLIWMKHRDTPVTFGVINRTKSIRIADEIDIGELRAQLDHARTLRFSKREMIWLAGNTFYGKKQIFRPEFLSWLETFALPEYEVEVRDGQYELRFAGPWPLTTMWEIPALSIINELRARKAMRNMGRFELDVLYARAKAKLWGKVERLQVLKATGRLKVGDFGTRRRHGYLWQRWCCEALQEGIGDAFIGTSNVHVAMEIGSEAIGTNAHELSMVYAALAGDDDQLVAATRYAVLDDWRHLYDGNLLVILPDTYGTTSFLRNAPDWVADWTGARPDSKPPIEGGDEFVDWWKAKGRDPKEKLLVLSDGMDIDSIEQSFRHFKDRVRVSFGWGTNLTNDFRGCAPSGGNALDPISLVCKVVEAAGRPAVKLSDNPTKATGPDAELRRYLGIFGTEGMSDHAVDV, encoded by the coding sequence ATGAGTTTCACCGATATCGCCACCCGGGTTCACAACCACAATTACAGGATGGACCCCGTCGTCCGGACGCTGCTCGACACCGACTTCTACAAGCTGCTGATGCTGCAACTGATCTGGATGAAGCATCGGGATACGCCCGTCACCTTCGGGGTGATCAATCGAACGAAGTCGATCCGGATCGCCGACGAGATCGATATCGGCGAGTTGCGGGCGCAGCTCGACCATGCGCGGACGCTTCGATTCTCGAAGCGGGAAATGATCTGGCTGGCCGGCAATACGTTCTACGGCAAGAAGCAGATCTTCCGGCCCGAATTTCTGTCGTGGCTCGAGACCTTCGCGCTCCCGGAATACGAAGTCGAAGTGCGTGACGGTCAGTACGAACTTCGATTCGCCGGCCCGTGGCCGCTCACGACCATGTGGGAAATTCCGGCTCTCTCGATCATCAACGAGCTGCGCGCGCGCAAAGCGATGCGCAATATGGGGCGCTTCGAACTCGACGTCCTCTATGCGCGCGCCAAGGCGAAGCTGTGGGGCAAAGTCGAGCGATTGCAGGTGCTGAAGGCGACCGGGCGGTTGAAAGTCGGTGATTTCGGCACCCGTCGACGACATGGATATCTGTGGCAGAGGTGGTGTTGCGAGGCTTTGCAGGAAGGCATCGGCGACGCCTTCATCGGCACGAGCAACGTCCACGTCGCCATGGAAATCGGCTCGGAGGCGATCGGCACCAACGCGCATGAACTGTCGATGGTCTATGCGGCGCTGGCGGGCGATGACGATCAGCTCGTTGCGGCAACGCGCTACGCGGTGCTCGACGATTGGCGTCACCTGTACGACGGCAACCTGCTGGTCATCCTCCCGGACACCTACGGGACGACGTCGTTCCTGCGCAATGCGCCGGACTGGGTGGCGGATTGGACCGGCGCGCGCCCGGACAGCAAGCCGCCGATCGAGGGTGGCGATGAATTCGTCGACTGGTGGAAAGCCAAGGGGCGAGACCCGAAGGAGAAGCTCCTCGTGCTGTCCGACGGCATGGATATCGACTCGATCGAACAATCCTTCCGGCACTTCAAGGATCGGGTCCGGGTCAGCTTCGGCTGGGGCACGAACCTGACCAATGATTTCCGGGGGTGCGCGCCGAGCGGCGGCAATGCCCTCGATCCGATTTCGCTGGTGTGCAAGGTCGTCGAGGCGGCGGGTCGTCCGGCCGTGAAACTGTCCGACAACCCCACCAAGGCCACGGGGCCCGACGCGGAACTCCGGCGCTATCTCGGCATCTTCGGTACGGAAGGCATGTCGGACCACGCCGTCGACGTGTAA
- a CDS encoding biotin--[acetyl-CoA-carboxylase] ligase, which translates to MAFALGPKARAAGVGLKVFDETGSTNADAMAYARAGGRTPCWFVTTMQTAGRGRRNRVWVAPRGNLASSVFESFNVTPSVAATLGFAAGVALEKALREVSVEAAMRSPTSAANDYRLKWPNDILAGGSKLVGMNLEAETLPDGRLAVVVGMGTNVVAAPEGLPTAVTCLSKLGVGASAEDVFAALSDSWHEMRGIWDDGRGFAKIRDLWLERAAGLGQTVSIRSGSSVVTGIFDTIDETGCMVLITSDRRRIPIAAGDVYFGDAASAKAAD; encoded by the coding sequence GTGGCGTTCGCCCTTGGACCGAAGGCGCGCGCGGCCGGCGTCGGCCTGAAGGTTTTCGACGAGACCGGCTCCACCAACGCCGACGCGATGGCGTATGCCCGAGCGGGGGGGCGGACGCCTTGCTGGTTTGTGACGACGATGCAGACCGCGGGACGCGGTCGTCGCAATCGGGTCTGGGTGGCGCCGCGTGGCAATCTGGCGAGCTCCGTCTTCGAGAGCTTCAATGTCACCCCTTCTGTCGCCGCAACCCTCGGCTTTGCTGCAGGCGTCGCGCTCGAGAAGGCATTGCGGGAGGTGAGCGTCGAGGCCGCAATGCGGTCGCCCACTTCCGCTGCGAATGATTATCGGCTGAAGTGGCCCAACGATATCCTGGCAGGCGGATCGAAGCTGGTCGGGATGAATCTCGAAGCCGAGACGTTGCCGGACGGACGCCTCGCCGTCGTGGTCGGAATGGGCACGAACGTGGTCGCTGCGCCGGAAGGTCTTCCGACCGCGGTGACATGCTTGAGCAAGCTCGGCGTCGGCGCCAGCGCGGAAGACGTATTTGCGGCGCTGTCGGATTCGTGGCACGAGATGCGCGGCATCTGGGATGACGGGCGTGGTTTCGCCAAGATCCGCGATCTCTGGCTGGAACGGGCCGCCGGGCTCGGTCAGACGGTTTCGATCCGGTCGGGCTCGTCGGTAGTGACCGGGATATTCGACACCATCGATGAAACAGGCTGTATGGTCCTGATAACGTCCGATCGGAGACGCATTCCGATCGCGGCCGGCGACGTCTATTTCGGCGATGCGGCGTCAGCAAAGGCTGCAGATTAA
- the nuoN gene encoding NADH-quinone oxidoreductase subunit NuoN, whose protein sequence is MNFETAGYSLLPILPELVLVIGAMLLLMLGAYRGQRTTGLVTTLAVLLLVLTGALELMLPAGKLVTFGGSFIVDDFARYLKVLALIGSAVTLILSAEILANPARRMFEYSILVLLSSVGMMLLISAGDLIMLYLGLELMSLALYVVAASNREDAKSNEAGMKYFILGALSSGMLLYGASLIYGFTGTVQFAGIAAAAKDGSIGLIFGLVFLLAGLCFKVSAVPFHMWTPDVYEGAPTPVTAFFASAPKVAGLAVFTRVTLTAFPEIVSQWQQIVVFVAIASMALGSFAAIGQKNIKRLMAYSAIGHIGFALVGLSAGTVEGAQGVIVYISIYVAMTLGAFAVILAMRRNGLHVENISDFAGLSRTNPALAFFFAMLLFSMAGIPPLAGFFAKFYVFMAAIKAGLFALAVIGVVTSVVGAYYYLLIIKVMYFDEPAPGIDRVRLELRGVLAVAGLFNMLFFIYPAPLVNAASAAAKSLF, encoded by the coding sequence ATGAATTTCGAAACAGCCGGTTATTCGCTGCTGCCGATCCTGCCGGAACTCGTTCTGGTGATCGGCGCGATGCTGCTGCTGATGTTGGGCGCGTATCGCGGTCAGCGAACCACCGGCCTCGTCACCACGCTGGCGGTCTTGCTGCTGGTTTTGACCGGCGCGCTGGAGCTGATGCTGCCGGCCGGCAAGCTCGTCACCTTCGGCGGCAGCTTCATCGTCGACGATTTCGCCCGCTACCTGAAGGTGCTGGCGCTGATCGGCTCGGCGGTGACGCTGATCCTGTCGGCTGAGATACTCGCCAATCCGGCGCGGCGGATGTTCGAATATTCGATCCTGGTGCTGCTGTCGTCGGTCGGCATGATGCTGCTGATCTCGGCCGGCGACCTGATCATGCTGTATCTCGGCCTCGAACTGATGAGTCTCGCGCTCTACGTCGTCGCCGCGAGCAATCGCGAGGACGCCAAGTCGAACGAAGCCGGTATGAAGTATTTCATCCTCGGCGCGCTGTCGTCGGGCATGCTGCTGTACGGCGCCTCGCTGATCTACGGCTTCACCGGCACCGTGCAGTTCGCCGGCATCGCCGCCGCCGCCAAGGACGGCAGTATCGGCCTGATCTTCGGCCTGGTGTTCCTGCTCGCCGGGCTGTGCTTCAAGGTTTCGGCGGTGCCGTTCCACATGTGGACGCCCGACGTCTACGAAGGTGCGCCGACCCCGGTGACGGCGTTCTTCGCTTCCGCCCCCAAGGTCGCCGGCCTCGCGGTGTTCACCCGCGTGACGCTGACGGCGTTTCCCGAGATCGTGTCGCAGTGGCAGCAGATCGTGGTGTTCGTCGCGATCGCCTCGATGGCGCTCGGCTCCTTCGCGGCGATCGGGCAGAAGAACATCAAGCGCCTGATGGCGTATTCGGCGATCGGCCACATCGGCTTCGCGCTGGTCGGCCTGTCGGCCGGCACGGTCGAAGGCGCGCAGGGCGTGATCGTCTACATCTCGATCTACGTGGCGATGACGCTCGGCGCGTTCGCGGTGATCCTGGCGATGCGCCGCAACGGCCTGCATGTCGAGAACATCAGCGACTTCGCCGGCCTGTCGCGCACCAATCCGGCGCTGGCGTTCTTCTTCGCCATGCTGCTGTTCTCGATGGCCGGCATTCCGCCGCTCGCCGGCTTCTTCGCCAAGTTCTACGTGTTCATGGCGGCGATCAAGGCCGGGCTGTTCGCGCTGGCGGTGATCGGCGTCGTCACCAGCGTGGTCGGCGCCTATTATTATCTGCTGATCATCAAGGTGATGTATTTCGACGAGCCGGCGCCGGGCATCGACCGGGTGCGGCTCGAATTGCGCGGCGTGCTGGCGGTCGCCGGGCTGTTCAACATGCTGTTCTTCATCTATCCGGCGCCGCTGGTGAATGCGGCGAGCGCCGCAGCCAAGTCGCTGTTCTAG
- a CDS encoding DUF1467 family protein, with the protein MISQIGSLLAIYFVLWWVVFFTTLPFGVRNRSEVDATEDDVPGSDPGAPVATLLARKALWTTVISATIFAVALYAYRSGWLGIERLSKLMGFPL; encoded by the coding sequence ATGATCAGCCAGATCGGCAGCCTGCTGGCGATCTACTTCGTGCTGTGGTGGGTCGTGTTCTTCACGACGCTGCCGTTCGGCGTGCGCAACCGTTCCGAGGTCGATGCGACGGAGGACGACGTTCCGGGCAGCGATCCCGGCGCTCCGGTCGCGACGCTGCTGGCGCGCAAGGCGCTGTGGACCACCGTGATCTCGGCGACGATCTTCGCCGTCGCGCTGTATGCCTATCGCTCGGGCTGGCTCGGCATCGAGCGGCTGTCGAAGCTGATGGGATTCCCGCTGTAG
- the mce gene encoding methylmalonyl-CoA epimerase — MLGRLNHVAIAVKDAEQAAKIYGAAFNAEISDAVPLPDHGVITVFVTLPNTKIEFIQPLGEASPIAKFLDRNADGGIHHVCYEVPDIIAARDTLIKEGARVLGDGQPKIGAHGKPVLFLHPKDFSGALVEIEQS, encoded by the coding sequence ATGTTGGGCCGGCTGAATCATGTGGCGATCGCGGTCAAGGATGCGGAGCAGGCGGCGAAGATCTACGGCGCCGCGTTCAACGCCGAGATTTCCGACGCGGTGCCGCTGCCGGATCACGGCGTCATCACCGTGTTCGTGACGCTGCCGAACACCAAGATCGAGTTCATCCAGCCGCTCGGCGAGGCATCGCCGATCGCCAAGTTTCTCGATCGCAATGCCGATGGCGGCATCCATCACGTCTGCTACGAAGTGCCGGACATTATCGCGGCGCGCGATACGTTGATCAAGGAAGGCGCCCGCGTGCTCGGCGACGGCCAGCCCAAGATCGGCGCGCACGGCAAGCCGGTGCTGTTCCTGCATCCGAAGGATTTTTCGGGCGCGCTGGTCGAGATCGAGCAGTCGTAA
- a CDS encoding YcnI family protein, with product MAACAAVAAIGGPAAAHVSLQPNEAVAGGYFQTALSVPHGCDGTPTRAVRVKIPDGVLSVKPQMKPGWSIEIKMRKIEGEQPKLHGKTITETVDEVAWRGGPLPDAFYDTFGLVMKLPDAAGKTLYFPVVQECEKGVHRWIEIPAAGQKPDALKEPAPALRLKPKAP from the coding sequence ATGGCCGCCTGTGCGGCCGTCGCGGCGATCGGCGGTCCGGCCGCGGCCCATGTCTCGCTGCAGCCCAACGAGGCGGTGGCGGGCGGTTACTTCCAGACGGCACTCAGCGTGCCGCATGGCTGCGACGGCACCCCCACGCGCGCGGTCCGGGTCAAGATTCCGGACGGCGTATTGTCGGTGAAGCCGCAGATGAAGCCGGGTTGGAGCATCGAGATCAAGATGCGCAAGATCGAGGGCGAGCAGCCGAAGCTGCACGGCAAGACCATCACCGAGACGGTCGACGAGGTGGCGTGGCGCGGCGGACCGTTGCCCGATGCGTTCTACGACACTTTCGGCCTGGTGATGAAGCTGCCCGACGCGGCCGGAAAGACCTTGTACTTCCCGGTGGTGCAGGAATGCGAGAAGGGCGTGCATCGCTGGATCGAAATCCCGGCCGCCGGGCAAAAGCCCGACGCGCTGAAGGAGCCCGCGCCGGCGCTTCGGCTGAAGCCGAAGGCTCCGTGA
- a CDS encoding DUF2946 family protein has translation MRRRLGRIIPVFAVALLVQLLSPIGAFRFVASAIADPANSIHLCSAMSSGEPGETQPADRSHDGACCAICSVGLGGGPTAAPASQDFAVIERPHQRVIWSRTEPAPPASRAHVNAQARAPPQRIVV, from the coding sequence ATGCGCCGACGTCTCGGGCGGATAATTCCGGTTTTCGCAGTCGCGCTTCTGGTGCAACTGCTGTCGCCGATCGGCGCCTTCCGCTTCGTCGCCTCCGCGATCGCCGATCCCGCAAACTCCATTCACCTTTGCTCCGCGATGTCGTCCGGCGAGCCGGGCGAGACCCAACCGGCCGATCGCTCGCATGACGGCGCCTGCTGCGCGATTTGCTCTGTGGGGCTCGGCGGCGGTCCGACGGCTGCACCGGCGAGCCAGGATTTTGCCGTCATCGAGCGACCGCATCAGCGCGTGATCTGGTCGCGGACGGAGCCGGCGCCTCCCGCGTCGCGCGCCCACGTCAACGCGCAGGCGCGCGCGCCCCCGCAACGCATCGTCGTGTAG